One Acidimicrobiales bacterium genomic window, CGGACCAGGCTCCCGGTGTCGCCGGCCATCCCGGTCAGGCCTCCTGCCTGTCGACGACGGCCGGGGAGCGGCGGAAGAACTGCTCGACGTCGCGTTCGTAGCGGTAGGCGGGGCGGCTCTCGCCGATGGTGCGGCGCAGCCGCCGGGCCCGGGCGAAGGACTCCACCGAGCCGGCCGACGTGTAGTTGTACCGGAACCCGGCCTGCTTGAGCTTGCGGTTGTCGACGCCCCGCCCGTAGCGGAGCAGGTCGAGGAGCTCGGGGGGCAGGTCCATCACCCGCGCCGCCGCCAGGGCGTCGGCCACCATGCCGGTGAGCACGGGTGGCAGGGCCGGCACCACGCGCGCCTCGCAGATGTGGGCCACCTCGCTCCACGGGATGCGCCCGTCCCCGGCCACGTTGTAGACGCCGGGGAGGTGGCGGTCGAACACGAACTTGAGGCAGCGGATGACGTCGTCCTCCTCGACGAACTGCATGAGAGGATCGAAGCCGAGGATGGCCGGCGCGACCCGCCGCTCGAGGGCCTGGGAGATCGGGGTGACGATGTCGGTTCCCAGCACATTGGTGAAGCGCAGCAGGGTGACGACCACATGTGGGTTGTCGTCGGCGAAGTCGCGCAGGTAGTCCTCCACCTCGGTGAGCGACCGCTCCACCCGGTTGCGGGGCGGGTGCACCCGGCTCATCGACTCACGGAACCAGGCGGGGTCCTCCCGGCTGGAGCCGTACACCAGGGTGGACGACTTCACGATGATGTGGCGGACCGAACTCTCCTCGGCGCCGGCGGCGGCCAGCAGGTTCATGGTCCCGATGACGTTGGTCTCGTGCAGGGCCCGCCCGCTCATGCGCGTCGAGTCCACGACCAGGAAGGTGTGCACGATGGTGTCCACCTGGGTGGCCTTCACGATCCGGGAGAGGATCGAGTAGCCCTGGTCGGCGCGCACGTACTCGGTGCGCTCGAGGGGCACCTGGGGCTCGGTGACGTCGAGGCCGATGATGTGCTCGACGTGCGGGTCCGCCTCCAGGGCCTGGGCCATGCGGCCGCCCCAGAAGCTGCCCAGACCCGTGATCAGGACGCGCTTGCCCACC contains:
- a CDS encoding NAD-dependent epimerase/dehydratase family protein → MGKRVLITGLGSFWGGRMAQALEADPHVEHIIGLDVTEPQVPLERTEYVRADQGYSILSRIVKATQVDTIVHTFLVVDSTRMSGRALHETNVIGTMNLLAAAGAEESSVRHIIVKSSTLVYGSSREDPAWFRESMSRVHPPRNRVERSLTEVEDYLRDFADDNPHVVVTLLRFTNVLGTDIVTPISQALERRVAPAILGFDPLMQFVEEDDVIRCLKFVFDRHLPGVYNVAGDGRIPWSEVAHICEARVVPALPPVLTGMVADALAAARVMDLPPELLDLLRYGRGVDNRKLKQAGFRYNYTSAGSVESFARARRLRRTIGESRPAYRYERDVEQFFRRSPAVVDRQEA